Part of the Gemmatimonadota bacterium genome is shown below.
CTCGTCCGCGCCCGGGATGATGCTCCACCCGCCCTCCGCGGCGGGCCGTCCCCCCAGGGTCCGGTAAGGCGGTGGCACCGCTCAGCTCCCCCTCGCGCTCCCCGGAAGTGATCCGGCTGGCCCGCCCGCGCCATGGCCTGGCCGGGTGTGCGGCGTACGCTCGCGCGGCCATGGGCCTCGGCGTCGTCTTCCTGGGACTCCTGTCCGCTCCCCGGGGTGCCGTGGGGCAGGTCCCGTCCGGAGTGACCGTCGCCGTGGACGGGCCGCCCACCGTCGCGGCCGGAGAGGTGTTCACGTGGTCCGTGACCGTCCGCAACGCGGCGGCCCGCTCGCGTCGGAACGTGGTGGTGGTCGACACGCTGCCCGCCCAGGCCACGGTCGTGGCCATCTCCGGAGGAGGGGTCGAAAGCGGTGGGGTGATCCGCTGGCCGCCCATCGCGTCCCTCCCGGTCGGGGGACCGCCCGTGGTGCTCACCGTCACCGTCCAGGCCCCCGCCGGCGCCGCCACCCTGACCAACACGGCCGTGGTGCTGTCGGCCCAGCCGAACCTGGACGGGCCCAAGGTGGCGTCCTTCACCACCGTGGTGGCGGCGGGCCCTCCGCCTCCCCCTCCCCCGTCGGGTGCCGATCTGAGCATCCTCAAGACGGGCCCCCCCGTGGTGGCCAGCGAAGGGACGCTCACGTATGCGCTGACCGTCCGGAACGGCGGCCCCGACCCCGCGGTCGACGTCGTGGTGGAGGACGTGCTGCCCTCCGCGGGCCGCTTCGTCGGAGCCTCGGGCGGCGGCACCCACGCCGGTGGCGTGATCCGTTGGCCCGTGATCCCCCTCCTGGCGCCGGGCGCCCAACGGACCTTCACGGTCGAGTTCCAGGCCCCGACCGGGCCGAGCCAGCTCACCAATCGGGCCACGGTCCGCTCCGGCACGTCGGACCCCGTCCCCACCAACGACACCAGCTCGGTGCGCACGACGGTGGAGCCCCCGGTCCCGCCGGAGATCGACGTCGGGGTGACGGCGACGGGCCCGTTGAGCGTTCCCGCCGGGGGCCTGGTCACCTACACCGTGGAGGTCGTGAACACACGGTCGGTGCCGGCGCGCGGGGTCTCGCTCCAGTTCCAGCTGCCCCCCAACGCGGCGTTCGTCTCCGCGTCCGGTGGAGCCATCCTCAACGGGGCCCTCCTCGCCTGGCCCCCCATCGCCGTGCTTCCGGTGGGAGGCCGGCTCCGCTTCACGATCACGGTGCGGGCCCCCGGCACGGGGACCCTCGAGGGGATCGCGATCGTCACGACGCCCGGGGATGTCGACCCCGCCAACGACACGGCGCGCGTGGAGACCCGGGTGCAGGGCTCGGCGGGCGGATCCACGGATCTGGAGGTACGCAAGTCGGGGCCTGCGCGCGTCGATCCCGGGGCCGTGGCCGTCTACCGCATCGTGGCCCGCAACCGGGGTGCGCAGTCCGCGTTCGACGTCGTGGTGGCGGACACGCTCCCCGACCCGGCCCTGGCGCAGTTCGTCTCGGCGTCGCCCGCTCCGAGCGCCCATCCGACCCCGCCCGCCGTGATCGAATGGCCGGCGCTGCCGGTGTTGGGCCCCGGAGACAGCGTCGTCTACGAGGTGCGGCTGCGGCTGCCCGTCCCGGGGGCGCGGGTCGCCGACATCGCGTCGGTGCGCTCGTCCACGCCGGACTCGGACCCCACCAACGACGCGGACACCGCCGTCACCGAGACCGGGGGAGCCTCGACGGGCTCGACCCGACTGCGGGTGACCAAGGAGGCCGGCCGGAGCGAGGCCCAGGTCGGAGACGTGGTCCAGTACCGGATCGACGTCGAGGCCGAGGGCGTCCCCGGGGTGGACGTGCAGGACCTGCTGCCCCCTGGGTTCCTCTACGTGCCGGGAAGCACGCGGATCGGGGGCACGATCGCGGCGGATCCGACCCCCGCGGCCGGCGGCTGGCTCGACTTCGGCACGTTCCCGACCGATCCCGTCACCGGCACCCTCCGTCTGACGCTGACCTACCGGGCCGAGATCGGTCCGTCGGCCCCGGTCGGGGAAGGCGTGAACCGGGTGCGCGTCCGGGGTGGCCCCACGACGGAGGAGTCGGAGGCCCGGGTGCGTGTCCGGGGCGCGTTCCGGGAGGAGGGCGTGATCGTCGGCTCCGTCTTCCTGGACTGCGGCTGCGACCCGGCCCAGTTGGACGGCGAGCCCGGCATCCCCGGTGTGCGGGTCTACCTGCAGGACGGGACGGCCGCCATCACCGACTCGGATGGCCGCTACAGCCTCTACGGGCTGCGGCCCCGGAACTGGATCGTGCGGGTGGATCGGTCCACCCTGCCGGCCGGTGCTGCCCTGGTGCGCCTCTCCAACCGGCACTCGGACGACGGGGTGAGCGCCCTCGTGGATCTGACGCGGGGGGAGATGCACCGGGCGGACTTCGGCGTGACCCGCTCGGAGAGGCTCGCCGGTGAGATCGAAGCGCGGCGTCGGCAGCCGCAGGTCACCTCGGCGTTACCCGCCCCCGCCCCGGTGCTCGTGCGCGGGACCACCTTCCGGTCCCTGGTGCCCGCCACGGAGGGGCCCGTGGGTGTGCCGGGCCCGCTCGCGCCGCCCGACCCCGCGATGCCCGCGGCTGCCGGCCTCGATTCCACCGCCGTGCCCGGTGCGGTGCAGGCCGAGGTCGAGCGGGATCTGCCCGCGCCCGAGCCGCTGGCGCTGTCGGGCCTGCTCGAGGCCCGGATCGACCTGCGGTCGTCCGGCGTGGCCCTGGCCGGGGCCGACGCCTTCCAGGACCGCCTGACGCGGCTCACGTGGTCGGACGACACCCACGAGCGCACGGCCGGAGCACGAGGCTCGCTCTTCGCACACGGGGCGCTGGGGGACGGGTATACGGTCACCGCCCGGCTCGACACCGAGCCCATCCCCGACGTCCGGGTGTTCCGCGACATCGAGCCGGACGCCTTCTACCCGGTCTGGGGGGACGCCTCGCTGTCCCGCTTCGGCGCGCGCAGCACCAGCCGCTTCTTCGGCGAGGTGCGGCGGGGCGCCTCCTCCCTCACCTACGGCGACTTCCGTACGGGTCCGGGGCTCGCGACGGGCGGAGTGGCGCTTGGGGCCTACGACCGGGTCCTGACCGGCGCGATCCAGCACCTCGAGACGGAGCGCGTCCAGGTCGACGCCTTCGCCCGCCGCGGCCGCTCCTCGCGCGTGGTGGACGAGATCCCCGCCCGCGGCGTGAGCGGGCCCTATTCGCTGAGCCGCGCGGACGGGCTCCTGCACAGCGAGCTGGTGGAGATCGTCACCTACGACCGCAACCAGCCGGGTCGCGTCGTCGCCGTGGAGCGCCTGGAGCGCTTCCAGGACTACACGCTCGAGCCCTTCACGGGACGCCTCCTGCTGCGGCGGCCGGTCCCGGCCGTGGACGCGGCGCTCAATCCGCTCGTGCTCCGGGTCGGGTACGAGGTGGAGGGCGACACCGACGCCTTCTGGACCGTGGGCGGGTTCGCGCAGGTGCGCGCCCACGACCGCGTCGAGCTCGGAGGCGGGTGGATCCGCGACGACGATCCGGTGGGCCGGTTCGACCTGGCCAGCGTGAACGCCGCCGTGGAGGTGCTGGACGCCACGTACCTGATCGGTGAGCTGGCCCGGCGGGACGGCGGCGCCAGCGGGCGGCAGGGCGACGCCGGCCGCGTGGAGCTCCGTCACCGGAGTGACCGCGTGGCGCTCGACGCGTTCTTCGTCGGTACCGATCCGGATTTCGAGAACCCTACCTCGGTCTTCCGCGCCGGCCGCCGGGAGGCGGGCCTCCGCTCCGTCACGGCTCTCGGTGAGCGGACCCGGGCGCTCGCGGACTGGATCCAGACCCGGGACCGCACCACGGGCGGGGAGCGGAGCGGCGGGCTGCTGGCGCTCGAACAGCGCCTCGGGGCGCGCTGGACGGCCCGGGTGGGCTTCCGGGTGGCCGACGAGACCGTGGCGGATCCGCTTCCGGAGGCGGCGGGGGACCCCGACCCCGTGCGTGCCCTCGGCGTGCGTCTGGGCGCGGAGCTCGCGGAGGGCGCGGGGCGGGTGCACGCCGAGTTCGAGCAGGACGTGGTGGACGCGGAGCGGCGCCGGCTGGAGCTGGGCGCGGACTGGCGGGTGCGGAGCGGCGTGCGCCTGTACGCCCGGCACGAGCTGCTCTCCTCCCTGACGGGGCCGTACGGGCTCGCGGCCGGCCAGGAGCGCAACACCACGGTGCTGGGCATCGCGGGAGACGGACCGGCCGGCTCCGCGCTCTTCTCCGAGTACCGGGCCCGGGATGCCTTCGCCGGACGGGAGGCCCAGGCGGCCATCGGGCTCCGCAACCGGTGGAGCCTGGCGCCCGGTGTGCGCCTCAACACATCGTTCGAGCGCCTGGCCCCCTTGAGCGGGTCATCGAGCGGTGACGCGCTGGCCATCACGGGCGCGCTGGAGCTGACCACGGACTCGCTCTGGAAGGCCACCGCCCGCGCCGAGTACTACGACGCCGAAGGCGGAGACAACCTCCTGGGGTCGCTCGGCTACGCGCGCCGCCTGAACGAGCGCCTCTCCCTGTTGGGCAGCTCGGTCTTCAGCGTGGGAATCGGCGGGGCCCGTTCGTTCGAGCGCACCCGCGTCGGGCTGGCCTGGCGGGACGTCGGGCGCAACCGCTGGAACGCGCTCGGACGGTATGAGCATCACTACGAGCGCTCGCCCGACCTGGACGGCCTCGAAGAGCGTAGCCTGGCCCACGTCTTCGCCGCCCACGTCAACGTGCTGCCCCGGCCCGACCTGCTGCTGCGGGCGGACTGGTCGAGCACCTGGAACCGCGCCGAGACCGCTCTCCTCGACGTCTCCGAGACCGCCCACCTGTTGGGCGCCCGGGGCACGCTGGATGTCACCCGCCGTCTGGACGTGGGCCTGATCGGGCGGGCGCTGCTGGCGTCCCTGTCCGACCGCGTCCGCTACGGGCTCGGCGCCGAGCTCGGCCTGCGTATCCGCGGGGATCTCCGGGTGGCGGCCGGCTACAACGTCTTCGGGTTCCGGGACCGCGACCCCGTGGCGGACGAGCGCACCGCGCGTGGCTTCTACGTCCAGCTCGGCTTCCGCTTCGATGAGGGTCTCTTCGGGCTCGGGCCCGAGCCCGTCATCCCGGTCGTCGATCCCGCCTGCGCCTGCGCGGACGAGCCCGATCCGGCGGCCCTGAGCGTCCACGTCCTGCCCCAGGGCGTCTCCGAGACCCTGGACACCGTATGGGTGGTGACCCGCAACGAGGGCACCGCGCCGGCCGAGGCCGTCGTGCTCGAGGTCCGGGTGGATTCGCTCGAGGTGCTCTCCACCAGCCGGAGCCTGGGCGGGGCCGCGGGGGGCCTGGGGTGGACGATGCCCCGGCTCCCCGGCGGCGCCGAGCGGGTCGACACGCTGGTGGTGCGCGCGTCGTGCGGTCAGGTGAGCCCCGGCCACGTCCGGGCGGTCTTGACCACCCGAACGCCCGAGGACCGGTCGGACAACGAGGACGGGGCCACCCTGGACCTGCGCGCGGACGCAGCGGGATGCGGGTCCATCCCGCCGGATACGACCCCGAGGACCGAAGACACGCTTCCGACGCCACCGGACACCGCGTCCCCGCCGGTCCTGGACGATGATCCCGGCTCCGACGGGGGCCCGGACCTTCCGCCCGTGGATCCGCCCGGGCCCGGCCTCGACCCGCGGAACCGGCCCCGGCCGGGCGGCGACACCGACGGCGACCCGCTGCCCGACCTCCGCATCCAGGCCCGCCCGGTCTCGACCGACCGGACCACGGATCGGGCGATCTGGTTCGAGGTCACCACCTGGAACGCAGGCAGGGCTCCCGCGAGCGACGTCGCCCTCACGGGATCGGTTCCCGGGACCGTGCGCACGGCCACGGGCCTCCTCCCCCGCTTCGTGACCGCGTCGCTGGATCCCTCCGGGGCCTCCGCCCGGCCCGGAGTGGAGCTGGACGGGGCGGTGCGCTGGCCCCTCCATGCGACGCTGGCGCCCGGCGACTCGCTGCGGGACTGGGTGGCGGTGACGGTGCCGTGCGCGGACGGCGTCCGGGGCCGCGTCGACTTCGAGCTGCCCTTCCGGGTGGCGGCCCGGGACCGGGGCCGCGCCCTGCCGGAAGGACAGGCCTCCGCCACCTGGTGGATCGACGCCGACTGCCCGACCCCTCCACCCGCCACGGATACCACCGACCTGGCGGTCGACCTCACCGCCGCCGACCGCACCGTGGTCCGGCCCGGCGAGCGCGTGGCCCTCCTGGTCCGTTCGGACAACCTGGGCGAGGTGCCGGCGCTCCGGATGGTCACGTCCGCCCGTCGCCCCGGGGGAGCGGCCTTCGAACGGGGCTCGGCCCGGCCGCCCCGGCTGGCCTCCACACAGGGGGGTCAGGTGGAGTGGACGCCGCCCTGGGACCGGTTCGAGCCGCGCGAGACCAGCACGGACTCGGTCTTCCTGATCGCGCCGGACAGCACGTTCTGGGTGCATGCCCGGGTGGCCTCGGCGAGCCCCGAGCGGCGATACGACAACAACCGCGACTCCGTCGCGATCGTGGTCTCGCGCGACCCGATCCCCGACCTCGAGATCAGCATCAGAGCTCTGGTTCTGGATCAGTGCCCTTCCCGGCTCCTGCTGGTCACCACCAACCGCGGATCGGGCTCCGCGGACGGGCTGGCCTGGACGGTCTCACTGCCCGTCGAGGCACGGCTGCTGGACGCGTCCGGTCGCGTCCGACGCAGGCCCGCTGAATGGAGCAGCCCCACCCCGCTTGCCCCCGGCGCCTCCCGGACCGACACGCTGCGGATCCGGTTCGGCGCGGACGGGGGCGGGCCCCTGCACGCGCGCGTCCGCAGCAGCACCGCCGACGCGGATTCCACCAACAACCAGGCGATGGTCATGGTCATGCTCCAGGACACGCTCTCGGTGGCCTGCTGTGGCACCTCCACCTGTGCGCTCTGCGGGGTGCCCCCCTGGCTCTGGTGGCTGCTGTTCCTGCTCGCGCTCCTCCTCACCGCCTGGGGGATCTACCGGAAGCGCCGCTACGGGCGTGTGTTCGCCCGTTGCTTCCGGCGCTTCACGTTCCTGCGGGGGTCCGAGATCGAGGGCCATCTCCGGGACCTGCGGGATCCCCGCAACCGCGGGCTCGACGAGATCCGGCGCTTCCACGACCGGCTGGGACCGCAGCCGTGCATGGACTGGCGGATCACGGTGGAGATGCTGCACGCCTACCGGGATCATCAGGCGTGGTCGGAGATCTACCTGCTGATCGCCCGCATGCCTCCCGCCCTGGCCCGCCAGCCGATCGTGCGGCGCCTGCACGCCTTCGCGCTCCACCGCGACGGCCAGAGCGGCCGCGCGGAGGCGGAGCTGCGCGACCTGCTGCGCACGCAGGGGCCGCGAGCCTCGACGCTCGGTCAGCTGGGACGGATCCACAAGGATGCCTGGGACGAGGCGCGGACCACCGATCCCGACGATCCCGCTGCCCGCGGCCTCCTGGACGAAGCCATCGCCACCTATCGACGCGGACACGACGCCGATCCGGCCAATCCCTACCCCGGTCTGAACGCGCTCACACTGAGTGGGTTCCTGGACGGGGCGCCGGCGTGGCGCGACCGATTGCACGAACAGGTTCGCGACGCAGCACGTCGGAAGGCCGCGGAGTGCGGGACCTGGACGGACGCGGTGCGGACGGCCTTTGCGTACTGGGTGCACGCCACCCGGGCGGAGCTCGCGGTGCTCGATCGGAACCCCGACGAGGCCCGCTCGGCCATGGACGCGGCCCTTGACACCCACCATGTGGTCTGGCAGGTCGAGACCACGACGCGGAACTTCCGCTTGATCGCCGATGCCTGGGTGGCGCGGGAGGGCGCGGCCCCCGACTGGCTGGTGGCGCTCATCGCCGATCTGGAGGGTCGGATGCAGGCCGAGCGTGCTTGAGGCCGTGGGGACGGCCCTCCGCCTCCGCTGTGGGCGGGTGGAGGTGGACGCGGCCGTGGGAACGGCCTGGCTCCTGGAGCCGGACCTGGCCGTGGCGTGTGGGCACGTGGTCCAGCACCTGGCGGACGTCCCGTCCGGGGTGGCCCGCCTGGTGTGGGGACCCCACAGCGTGTCGGGCTCGTTGGAGCGGTTGGACACGACGACCCACGTGGCCCTGCTCCGGCTCGCCGGGCCGCTGCCCGGGGCGGACCCGTGGACCGTCGCGCCCGCCCGGCCCGGCCCGTGCTCCTTCGTGTACGCCGGCGCCCCGGGCCCCACCAGGGAGGGGACCGTCGTGCGGGTCGACCCGTCGGTGGGCCGGCGGCCCGGTCGCCTCCTGGTGTACGCGCCCGAGCTCGCGGAGGCCATGCTGACCACCGGCCACCCCTATGCGGGGGTCCCGGTCCTGGTGGATGGCGCGGTGGTCGGGCACACCGTGGACGCGATCGAGGATCCGAACGATCCCACGCGCTCGTTCCTGGGCCTGATCGACTGCGCTCCCGCACCCGTTCTGGACCGGCCCTCCGCGGATCGGCCGCTCCCCCCTGCCCCGGGGCCGGCCCCTGGAACCGAGGGGGCCGCTCACCGGCCGCCCCCCCCTCCCGCCCCGCTCCGCGTCCTGCTCAGCTACCGGGCCGTGGAAGCGCGCGGCGGCTCCGACGAGGACTTCGCGAAGTCGCTCTTCCACCGGCTCGGCACCTTCGGGATCGAGGCGCAGCTCGAGCCCCACATCCTCTTCGGGGACCCGTCCCCCGGCGCCGTGAAGACGGCTGCACGCTCGGTCCGCGTGGCCGTCCTCCTCCACAGCGCCCAGTGGAGCCGGGAGATGGACCCACTCCCCGTCGTGGAGCCCCTCCTGCGGCGGGCGCGCAAGAAGCCCGAGGTGCTGACGGTGGCCGTGGGCCGACTGGACGAGGCTCCACTGCCGCCGGCACTCGCCGGCCTTCCCCTCATCGACCTGGCACCGCTGCGCCTCAGCCTCGACGGACGCTCGGCTCCGAGCTGGGGCGCCGTCGAGACGCTCGCCCGGTCCCTGCGCGGGCTGGTGACGCCGGACGCGCCCACGTCCGCGGCTGCACCCTCCGCCGGGCCCGGCACACCCGCGCCGGACGTCGCCCAGCGCGACGTGCGCGGCCTGGTCGACACCATGCTGGAGGACCTCACGCAGGTCCGCCGGGCGGGCGGCGGGAAGAAGCCGTCCAATCCCCGCTCCATCCACGCCCTGGCCCTCCGCTGGATCGAGACCGGGCTCGGAGGAAGCGACGTGCCCGTCGAGGCGGCCCGCCTCCTGATGGCGGCGTCGGACCCGGAGCGGGCGCTCGAGGTGCTGGACGAAGCGCTGGAGGCCGCGGACCGCGGAATGGAGCCGCGGGATCTCGCGCGCCTGCAGCGCGCGCGCGGCGAGGCCCTGGCCGAGCTCGGACGGACGGACGAAGCCCTCGACGCGCTGGAGGCGCTGTCGCGGGCCGAGCCGTTGGACGCCTGGACGGGCGGGATCCTGGCGGGGGTCTACAAGCGGCAGTGGTTGGCCCTGGGGAAGCGCCGCCGCTCCCTGCTGCTCCGTGCCTACCAGACGTACCGCGACACCTATGCGCGTACCCTCCACTACTACCCGGGCATCAACGCCGCCACCCTGGCGCGTCTGCTGGGCAAGGAGGACGAGGCGCGTGCCCTCGCGACCCGCCTGCGCGACCGGCTGAGCGCGGAGAACGACCTGTACTTCTGGGACGAGGCCACGCTGGGCGAGGCCCACCTCCTCCTGGGCGATCACGACGCCGCGGTCCGCGCGTACGAGAGCGCCGTGGTGCAAGCGCTCGAGCAGCGCAATCGGCGGGCACTCGTCTCCATGCGACGACAGATCCCGCTGATCCTCGAGGGATCGCAGGATCCGTCGGCGGACGACACCGCGCGCGTGCTCGCACAGCTCTTCGACGTCGGGCACGTCGGCGTCTTCGCTGGACTGCGCGTACAGGAGGGTTTTCCGCTGGAGCGCGAGCGTTGGGTGCGCCGCGCCCTGCGCGAGGCGCTCGAGCGCCACGACATCGCGGTCGGCTGCGGCTGCGGGGAGGCGGGCGCGGACCTGGTCTGCGCCGAGCTGCTGCTCGAGCGCTCCGGAGAGGTGGAGATCCTCCTGCCCTATCCGCGTCGGCTCTTCCGCGCGGATCTCCCCGATGCCCGTTGGCGCGAGCGCTTCGATGCCGTCGTGGGCCATGAGCGCTGCAGCCTCATCGAGCTGAGCGACACACGGCCGCTGGACGCCGCGGCCGCGCGGATGCACGCGGCCGCGGCCGCCCTGGATCGGGCGATGGAGCTCGCCGGCCGACGCGAGGAGCGGGCCACGCTGATCGCCTTCTGGGACGGCGATGCGCGCAGGGCGCGCGAGGCGTACGTGGTGCAGGCCGCGCGGGATGAAGGGCTCGAAACCGATGTGCTGCGCCTCGACGCGGCCGATCGCTCGGATCCGACGCCGGCCGCCGAAGCGGAGGCCGACGCCGCGACGAGCGACGCCGCGCCGCGCGCAGCCGAGGGCGGGGGCGCGGCCCCACGCCTGCGTGCCCTCGATCTCGAGGTCGCCGTCGACACCGAACCGGAGCGTCTCCCGGGCGCCTATCGCACCCGCCACCTGCTCGTGATCGGCATCGATCGCTACCGTCACTGGAATCGACTCGAGAACGCCCGGAGCGATGCCACCGCCGTTGCCGGCGTGCTGCAGGATCGCTTCGGCTTCACGCTCTCCACGGCCCTCTACGACGAGGAAGCGACCCGCACGGCGATCGAGGAGGCGTTCATCGGCGGGCTCGTCGAGGGGAAGGGCGCGAGCGGTCGGGTGCAGGCCGACGACCTAGTCGTGCTCTTCTTCGCCGGACACGGCCAGACCGAGCGCCGCGCCAAGGACGACGCGGAGATCGGCTTCCTGGTGCCCTGGGAGGCGCCGCGCGTGGGACGCTCCGCGCTGCTGCGCATGTCGACCGTGCGCGAGTGGACCGACGACCTGGCTGCGCGCCACGTCCTGTTCATCTTCGACTCGTGCTTCTCCGGGCTGGCCACCACGGGCGGCGGGGGCGGCGGCCGTCCCGGGTTTGCGCGGCGGGTGATCACCGCCGGCGCGCCCAATCAGAAGGTGGCGGACGGGGGCGACCTGTGGCCCAACCACTCCATCTTCACGGGACGCCTCCTGCACGGCCTGACGGAGGACAGCACGTTGCAGCGGCCCATCCTCGAGCTGGAGCTGGCCGGATATCTCGCCCGCCACGTCCCGCTCGATGCCCGGCGCGCGGGCGCGCCGCGGCAGACCCCTTCCTATGGCGCGCTACCCAGCCATGGAGGGGATACGATCGTGCTGACCGAGGGTCCGATCGGCTGAAGGTCGGCCTCCGGGTCCGATCGAGGGGCTGTCCCGAGGCCCGGCCGGCTCGGGCAGGGGCCTCCCTCTACGGCGATCGCGGTCGTCCCGGGGCCCGCGGCGGCCGGAGCGGCCGAGGCCCGGGAGGCCGCGGCGGCCGGGTCTGGAGCGTCGAGACGGGACGCTCGACCGCGTCCGCGGCGGCCGGGGGATCGTCCCGTTCGACCCGGGGCGGTTCCGGCGCGGCGTCGTCGGGCGCCGGAGCGGCCGGGACCGGAGAGCCTGTCTCCGCACGTCCGGCGGTCGGCGCGGTCGTCACCTGCAGCGGCGCCCCGTCCCGCAGCAGCCAGGTCGCGATCCGACCGCGCGCCTCCGGCCGCGACAGATAGCCGAGGTGGGAGACCGCCTCCCCTCCCCGCAACGTCCACGACTCCTCCGCCGCCGCACCGACCGACGCGGCGGGCACCACCAGATCGTTGGCGCCGCCGAAGAGATCCCCGATCTGTCGATCCAGGAGCGTACGGAGGATCCCCGGGCGGGTCGCCGACGTGATGTCGGAGGCCAACCCGTACCACTCGACAGACGGCGGTGGCGGGGTCAGGCCGGAGAGGAAGGCGGAGCCCGGCGCCATCGCCTGGATGCCGCGCAGCTCGCCCAGGCCACCGACCGCGAGCCGCTTCATCAGCTCCAGGACGGTTCCTCCGAGCTCGGTGGGATCGGCCAGCGCCAGCAGGTTGGTCAGCACGCTGAGCAGGGTCTCCAGGTGCGCCAGGTCCGCGAGGGGCGTCCCCCCGTCGGGGCTTCCCGCGCACACGAGCCGCCGCACCGACAGCGGCGCTTCGCTCGCGCGCCCCCGTGCAGCGAGCGCCCGACCCACGAGGCCGCCGCGCGAATGGCCCAGCACGTCCACGTCGAGCCGGAGGCCGGCGGGCAGGCTCGCGACCATCGCGTCGACGGTCTGGTCCGGGTCCTGGGACAGGGTCGCGTGCTCGAAGGCGATCACCCGTCCTGCATACCGGCCCGCGACCTCCTGCAGGAAGGCCGGGGTCAGGTCCCGGACCGTGCGGGTCGCGCCGCCGAACACGCCGTGCAGGAGCACCAGCGTCGGGCCCTCGCCGAGCACCGGCCACTCCTCTGCCTGGACGGGCCGGACCGTCGCGGCGTCTCCGTCCGCGTCCATCCACATCCAGCGGCCCGGCCGTCGGCGCGTCTCCCAGCGCGCCACCGCATTCCCGATCAGGGGTTCGGCGAGAGGGAAGAGGACCCGGTCCACGAGCAGCTTTCCCGCAAGCGCGCCGACGGCTCCCCGCGCATCCCGGCCGTCGGCTCCGCGCGCATCCTCGGGAACCGCTGCCGGCGGAGGTGCGGCGATCCGATACCGACGCCCGCGCGTGCCCTCTGCCGCCGGGTCCGCGCCCCGCGCGCTGCTCAGTCCGGGCTCCGGGAGATGCCAGCGCACCAGACCCCGGTCGTCCGTGGTGAGCAGCAGCTCGCTCCAGCCCTCCTCCGCGTCCGGTGCGACGTACTCGATCGGCGCCCCGCGGCTGCCCGTCCCGCTCTCCACCGGGAAGCGGTCCGCCGAGACGAAGCCGTGCTCGGCCATCAAGGCCTGCAAGCGACCCGCCGGACTGTCCGACGGAGGAAACGCGGACGGCGAGGTGGCTCCGTTCTGACGTCGCGGCGACGCCGTCGACGGGGACGGACCGGCGGCGGTCGTCGTGTCGGACGCTCCGCTCGTCGGGCGCTCCGCCCTCTCCGGCTCCGGCGCGGCCTCGGCCTGGACCCGGGCAGCCTCCACGACGGGCTCCGCCGCACTCTCCTCCGGAGCGCGCAGGACGAATCCCACCGACACGGTGCCCCAGTCGTCGGCCGGGACCAGCGTGAGCCCACGGGACGCCGCCGCCGGCGACGCCAGCAGCTCCGCCAACGGGCTCGTGCCGCCGCGGCTGGCGGCCCGCTGGGAGACGTCCAGGTCGGTCTCCTGCCGCGTGAGGAAGAACTTCAGGACCTCGATGCCTTCCTGCGGTGAGGCGACCCATGGATTGGCGCCGTACGGGAAGCCGTCCTCCCAGCTCACGGTCGTGCCCTGGCCCGCCGTCAACGAAACCCATGGGTTCTGCGGGCTGCTGGGGTGCAGCCACACGCCCGACAGGATCGGGACCACCTCGCCGGTCATCCGGAAGTCGAAGCCGGTCACCCAGATCTTCTCCACCCCCGTGTGCACCAGGCGGATGTCGATCCGCTCACCGGCCGTCAGGGCCGGCAACGACTCGCCGTCCGCAGGCACGACGGGCGCCCAGGATCCGTCCGCC
Proteins encoded:
- a CDS encoding TRAFs-binding domain-containing protein, which translates into the protein MLEAVGTALRLRCGRVEVDAAVGTAWLLEPDLAVACGHVVQHLADVPSGVARLVWGPHSVSGSLERLDTTTHVALLRLAGPLPGADPWTVAPARPGPCSFVYAGAPGPTREGTVVRVDPSVGRRPGRLLVYAPELAEAMLTTGHPYAGVPVLVDGAVVGHTVDAIEDPNDPTRSFLGLIDCAPAPVLDRPSADRPLPPAPGPAPGTEGAAHRPPPPPAPLRVLLSYRAVEARGGSDEDFAKSLFHRLGTFGIEAQLEPHILFGDPSPGAVKTAARSVRVAVLLHSAQWSREMDPLPVVEPLLRRARKKPEVLTVAVGRLDEAPLPPALAGLPLIDLAPLRLSLDGRSAPSWGAVETLARSLRGLVTPDAPTSAAAPSAGPGTPAPDVAQRDVRGLVDTMLEDLTQVRRAGGGKKPSNPRSIHALALRWIETGLGGSDVPVEAARLLMAASDPERALEVLDEALEAADRGMEPRDLARLQRARGEALAELGRTDEALDALEALSRAEPLDAWTGGILAGVYKRQWLALGKRRRSLLLRAYQTYRDTYARTLHYYPGINAATLARLLGKEDEARALATRLRDRLSAENDLYFWDEATLGEAHLLLGDHDAAVRAYESAVVQALEQRNRRALVSMRRQIPLILEGSQDPSADDTARVLAQLFDVGHVGVFAGLRVQEGFPLERERWVRRALREALERHDIAVGCGCGEAGADLVCAELLLERSGEVEILLPYPRRLFRADLPDARWRERFDAVVGHERCSLIELSDTRPLDAAAARMHAAAAALDRAMELAGRREERATLIAFWDGDARRAREAYVVQAARDEGLETDVLRLDAADRSDPTPAAEAEADAATSDAAPRAAEGGGAAPRLRALDLEVAVDTEPERLPGAYRTRHLLVIGIDRYRHWNRLENARSDATAVAGVLQDRFGFTLSTALYDEEATRTAIEEAFIGGLVEGKGASGRVQADDLVVLFFAGHGQTERRAKDDAEIGFLVPWEAPRVGRSALLRMSTVREWTDDLAARHVLFIFDSCFSGLATTGGGGGGRPGFARRVITAGAPNQKVADGGDLWPNHSIFTGRLLHGLTEDSTLQRPILELELAGYLARHVPLDARRAGAPRQTPSYGALPSHGGDTIVLTEGPIG
- a CDS encoding caspase family protein, with product MTSDPPRGRRALVIGIDRYASDSVADLSGCVNDARLMRALLEDKYRIPAANVRFLADEDATRTRILEAFDGLIEETSPGDMVVVFYAGHGSRVADRDLDEADGHDSTIVPSDAVRWSQPDEFADHPEVLDITDDEIHAKLLRLGERTHNITMIFDCCHSGTISRGGDLVARAVPADRRPAQLLEPLRLSPEDRAALERSRQRSGSGWRSPQGHYVLIAGCRDTELSYEHEVGGHSPPVKHGALTWFLHQALLHAAPGATYRDVFDEVAVQVTSAARAKSASQHPQIEGAEHRLLFDTEEIEPLAFVKVADRQGAQVTLAGGAAHGLQVGSVWAVHPAGTREATEASQLGTLRVTRVGAVQSFADVEGDDAGAIAAGAWAVEVARDFGDRRLRVRMLGAGHEDPAAWTEMARRLDQERRLLERVEDGESVKVVLVAGEPPAELSGLPRLDGPHWVVVSEGGEFMMPPKPADERGAAQVVENLRLWSRYRFTLAIDNPGSRVAREVRVDLVRQAADGSWAPVVPADGESLPALTAGERIDIRLVHTGVEKIWVTGFDFRMTGEVVPILSGVWLHPSSPQNPWVSLTAGQGTTVSWEDGFPYGANPWVASPQEGIEVLKFFLTRQETDLDVSQRAASRGGTSPLAELLASPAAASRGLTLVPADDWGTVSVGFVLRAPEESAAEPVVEAARVQAEAAPEPERAERPTSGASDTTTAAGPSPSTASPRRQNGATSPSAFPPSDSPAGRLQALMAEHGFVSADRFPVESGTGSRGAPIEYVAPDAEEGWSELLLTTDDRGLVRWHLPEPGLSSARGADPAAEGTRGRRYRIAAPPPAAVPEDARGADGRDARGAVGALAGKLLVDRVLFPLAEPLIGNAVARWETRRRPGRWMWMDADGDAATVRPVQAEEWPVLGEGPTLVLLHGVFGGATRTVRDLTPAFLQEVAGRYAGRVIAFEHATLSQDPDQTVDAMVASLPAGLRLDVDVLGHSRGGLVGRALAARGRASEAPLSVRRLVCAGSPDGGTPLADLAHLETLLSVLTNLLALADPTELGGTVLELMKRLAVGGLGELRGIQAMAPGSAFLSGLTPPPPSVEWYGLASDITSATRPGILRTLLDRQIGDLFGGANDLVVPAASVGAAAEESWTLRGGEAVSHLGYLSRPEARGRIATWLLRDGAPLQVTTAPTAGRAETGSPVPAAPAPDDAAPEPPRVERDDPPAAADAVERPVSTLQTRPPRPPGPRPLRPPRAPGRPRSP